A window of the Bradyrhizobium diazoefficiens genome harbors these coding sequences:
- a CDS encoding DUF4112 domain-containing protein, whose product MTMPDDDILTPRRSRSGTRSRADFSGREARGPIIDQDGHEIRPESIEHGFQEFRFDFGQGNPFANLTREQRIARLEAIAKLLDVAFILPGTKIRYGIDGLIGLIPVIGDIITTAISLWLVREARALGAPWYITARMLGNVAVDGVVGIVPFVGDAFDVMFRANMRNVRLLRRWLDKQPRM is encoded by the coding sequence ATGACCATGCCCGACGACGACATTCTCACGCCACGCAGGTCCCGTTCAGGGACGCGATCGCGCGCCGATTTTTCCGGCCGCGAGGCGCGTGGGCCGATCATCGACCAGGACGGCCATGAGATCCGTCCCGAAAGCATCGAGCATGGGTTTCAAGAGTTTCGCTTCGACTTTGGTCAAGGCAATCCGTTCGCCAATCTCACGCGCGAGCAGCGGATTGCGCGGCTCGAGGCGATCGCAAAGCTGCTCGACGTCGCCTTCATCCTGCCGGGCACCAAGATCCGCTATGGCATTGACGGATTGATCGGCCTGATCCCCGTGATCGGCGACATCATCACCACCGCGATCTCGCTGTGGCTGGTGCGCGAGGCCCGTGCCTTGGGTGCGCCCTGGTACATCACCGCGCGGATGCTCGGCAATGTCGCCGTCGACGGCGTGGTTGGTATCGTGCCGTTCGTCGGCGACGCCTTCGACGTTATGTTCCGCGCCAACATGCGCAACGTGCGCCTCTTGCGCCGCTGGCTCGACAAGCAGCCGCGGATGTAA
- a CDS encoding DUF5413 family protein, translating to MKRYLVFALVGPFVGGFLLLLTTTYQSGYWTQTSLSEVGKLFVVFFKTLQYSYLFGFLPSLMIGAVDDILMHVRRVGPVLRMLLVGLFAFILASLTYGSRGSDSGTVQFILYGLVGFVPAVLSSWLVHHYVEEPRPAAAAS from the coding sequence ATGAAACGCTATCTGGTGTTTGCGCTCGTTGGTCCGTTCGTGGGCGGCTTCCTGCTGCTGCTGACGACGACCTACCAGTCCGGCTATTGGACCCAGACCAGCCTCAGCGAGGTCGGCAAGCTCTTCGTCGTGTTCTTCAAGACGCTGCAATACAGCTATCTGTTCGGCTTCCTGCCGTCGCTGATGATCGGCGCGGTCGACGACATCCTGATGCATGTCAGGCGGGTCGGGCCGGTGCTGCGGATGCTGCTGGTCGGCCTGTTCGCCTTTATTCTGGCGTCGCTGACCTACGGCTCGCGCGGGTCGGATTCGGGCACGGTGCAGTTCATCCTGTACGGCCTGGTCGGCTTCGTGCCGGCGGTGCTGTCATCCTGGCTCGTGCATCACTATGTCGAGGAGCCGCGGCCTGCGGCGGCGGCGAGCTGA
- a CDS encoding adenylosuccinate synthase, translated as MANVVVVGAQWGDEGKGKIVDWLSEQADIVARFQGGHNAGHTLVINGETYKLALLPSGVLRPSKLAVIGNGVVFDAQAFLDEVTKLRGQGVAVGPENLRVAENVTLILPLHRELDALRESSNSATAIGTTRRGIGPAYEDKVGRRAIRLMDLADLDTLPHKIDRLLAHHNALRRGLNLPEFDGNDILKELSALAPQLLPYAETVWRLLDTERRAGKRILFEGAQGALLDVDHGTYPYVTSSNTVAAQAATGTGLGPNAVGYVLGICKAYTTRVGQGPFPTELLNEIGEEIGRRGREFGVNTGRKRRCGWFDAVLVRQTVRTCGITGLALTKLDILDGFDSIEVCVGYKLDGKEIDHFPAGEGAQARVEPIWETIEGWKEPTAGARSWADLPAQAIKYVRRIEELVGCPVALLSTSPEREDTILVQNPFEA; from the coding sequence ATGGCCAATGTTGTCGTCGTCGGCGCCCAGTGGGGCGACGAAGGAAAGGGCAAGATCGTCGACTGGTTGTCGGAGCAGGCGGACATCGTCGCGCGCTTCCAGGGCGGTCATAACGCCGGCCATACGTTGGTCATCAATGGCGAGACCTACAAGCTCGCGCTGTTGCCCTCCGGCGTGCTGCGCCCGTCGAAACTGGCGGTGATCGGCAACGGCGTGGTGTTCGATGCGCAGGCCTTCCTCGACGAGGTGACCAAGCTGCGCGGGCAGGGCGTTGCGGTCGGCCCGGAGAATCTGCGCGTCGCGGAGAACGTCACCCTGATCCTGCCGCTGCACCGCGAGCTCGATGCGCTGCGCGAATCGTCCAATTCGGCGACGGCGATCGGCACCACGCGCCGCGGCATCGGACCGGCCTATGAGGACAAGGTCGGCCGTCGCGCGATCCGTCTGATGGACCTCGCCGATCTCGACACGCTGCCGCACAAGATCGACCGGCTGCTTGCGCACCACAACGCCTTGCGTCGCGGCCTCAACCTGCCGGAGTTCGACGGCAACGATATCCTGAAGGAGCTGAGCGCGCTGGCGCCGCAGCTGCTGCCTTATGCGGAAACCGTGTGGCGCCTGCTCGATACCGAGCGGCGTGCCGGCAAGCGCATCCTGTTCGAAGGCGCGCAGGGCGCGCTGCTCGACGTCGACCACGGCACCTATCCCTACGTGACCTCGTCCAACACCGTGGCGGCGCAGGCGGCGACCGGAACGGGTCTCGGTCCGAACGCGGTCGGCTACGTGCTCGGCATCTGCAAGGCCTATACGACCCGTGTCGGACAGGGGCCGTTCCCGACCGAGCTCCTCAACGAGATCGGCGAGGAGATCGGCCGTCGCGGCCGCGAGTTCGGGGTCAATACCGGACGCAAGCGCCGCTGCGGCTGGTTCGATGCCGTGCTGGTCCGCCAGACCGTGCGAACCTGCGGCATCACCGGCCTGGCGCTGACCAAGCTCGACATTCTCGACGGCTTCGATTCCATCGAGGTCTGCGTCGGTTACAAGCTCGACGGCAAGGAGATCGATCATTTCCCGGCCGGCGAGGGCGCGCAGGCCCGGGTCGAGCCGATCTGGGAGACCATCGAGGGCTGGAAGGAGCCGACCGCCGGCGCGCGGTCCTGGGCCGACCTGCCGGCCCAGGCCATCAAATATGTCCGCCGGATCGAGGAATTGGTGGGGTGTCCGGTCGCGCTGCTTTCCACCAGCCCCGAACGCGAGGATACTATCCTGGTGCAAAATCCGTTTGAGGCTTAA
- a CDS encoding DMT family transporter, protein MSATGQTTSAETSGPHWIANQPYLLLSITALCWAGNAVVGRLAAGHIPPVTLSFLRWTFAFLLVLPFAWKHLAQDWPAIRGKLGLMIVLSITGIGAFNTLQYWALEHTQALNTLLLQSAAPLIVALWSLVILGIRLTAAQAFGVALSMCGVLIILLHGDITTLSNIAFNKGDLIFIVALIIFALYSVLTLKRPPIHGLSFLAFTFGAGAACLIPLEIWELSARPVMKLDGPNLLTLFYVAVFPSTLAYLCFNRGVRLIGANRAAPFFHVVPVFGSIMAMAFLGEHPQAFHFIGFALVLSGVFVASRKQTTG, encoded by the coding sequence ATGTCCGCCACCGGCCAGACCACGAGCGCCGAAACATCCGGTCCGCACTGGATTGCCAACCAGCCTTATCTCCTGCTCAGCATCACCGCGCTGTGCTGGGCCGGCAATGCGGTCGTGGGGCGGCTCGCCGCCGGCCACATCCCGCCGGTGACGCTGTCCTTCCTGCGCTGGACCTTCGCCTTCCTGCTGGTGCTGCCGTTCGCCTGGAAGCATCTCGCCCAGGACTGGCCCGCGATCCGCGGGAAACTCGGCCTGATGATCGTGCTGTCGATCACCGGCATCGGCGCCTTCAACACCCTGCAATATTGGGCGCTGGAGCATACCCAGGCGCTCAACACCCTGCTGCTGCAGTCGGCTGCGCCCCTGATCGTGGCGCTGTGGTCGCTGGTCATCCTCGGCATCCGCCTCACCGCGGCGCAGGCCTTCGGCGTGGCTCTCTCGATGTGCGGCGTGCTCATCATCCTGCTGCATGGCGATATCACCACGCTGTCGAACATCGCCTTCAACAAGGGCGACCTGATCTTCATCGTCGCGCTGATCATCTTCGCGCTCTATTCGGTGCTGACCTTGAAGCGGCCGCCGATCCACGGCCTGTCGTTCCTCGCCTTCACCTTCGGCGCGGGTGCGGCCTGCCTCATTCCGCTGGAGATCTGGGAATTGTCGGCGCGCCCCGTCATGAAGCTCGACGGGCCGAACCTGCTCACCTTGTTCTATGTCGCGGTGTTTCCATCGACGCTTGCCTATCTCTGCTTCAACCGCGGCGTCAGGCTGATCGGCGCCAACCGCGCCGCGCCGTTCTTCCACGTCGTGCCAGTGTTCGGCTCGATCATGGCGATGGCGTTCCTCGGCGAGCACCCGCAGGCCTTCCACTTCATCGGCTTCGCCTTGGTGCTGTCGGGCGTGTTCGTGGCGTCAAGGAAGCAGACGACGGGCTGA
- a CDS encoding class I SAM-dependent methyltransferase — protein MRAAVAAMEQAPPGDGGLSGIYAGIAAYYSAKIARFGTTPAGVDWTCQATQELRFVQLLKLCDFSLPFSLNDFGCGYGALIAYLDRRHGHCAVDYLGIDVSGAMVRRARRLWRDRGNTAFALGHTSPRIADYAVASGIFNVAQGQPHHDWERFIAASLHDLHRSTKRGFAVNFMKLPAGATGRHGLYTTEAAFWSGYCASQFNAAAEVHDGYGLMEFTLIVRKV, from the coding sequence ATGCGTGCCGCTGTCGCCGCAATGGAGCAAGCTCCTCCGGGCGACGGAGGGCTGAGCGGGATCTACGCCGGTATCGCAGCCTATTATTCGGCAAAGATCGCGCGCTTTGGCACGACGCCGGCTGGCGTGGACTGGACCTGCCAGGCCACGCAGGAGCTGCGTTTCGTCCAGCTCCTGAAATTGTGCGACTTCTCATTGCCCTTCTCGCTGAACGATTTCGGCTGCGGCTACGGCGCGCTGATCGCCTATCTTGACCGCCGGCATGGCCACTGCGCCGTCGACTATCTCGGCATCGATGTCTCGGGTGCGATGGTCCGGCGGGCGCGGCGGCTGTGGCGGGACCGCGGCAACACGGCTTTCGCCCTTGGCCATACCAGTCCCCGGATAGCCGACTATGCAGTCGCCAGCGGCATATTCAATGTTGCGCAGGGTCAACCGCACCACGACTGGGAGCGCTTCATCGCGGCGAGCCTCCACGACCTCCATCGCAGCACCAAGCGTGGCTTCGCCGTCAATTTCATGAAGCTGCCCGCAGGTGCGACGGGCCGCCACGGCCTCTACACCACCGAGGCCGCATTCTGGTCAGGCTACTGCGCCAGCCAGTTCAATGCCGCAGCCGAAGTGCATGACGGCTATGGATTGATGGAATTCACGCTCATCGTGCGGAAGGTCTAG
- a CDS encoding AAA family ATPase: MLSPGRFWFRFGDQMLCERCGGDNPATNRFCHGCGSALPMACPTCGRLSPPGSGFCGGCGTALSATSRPITAPAGHSARPVRGELKQVTVLFADLVSSTEIVAGLTAEDAMQRLKPALDAMCDSVGRFEGTVVRTLGDGILAFFGAPRAQEGHALLACEAALAIRDTFRGRDDAMSVRIGLHSGEIVADAPLVDTVTEHGAYGLTIHLASRLPAKAEPGEICLTDETYRLVRSFCDVGPLGRHRLRGVPEPIELYLLKNLKPAVASQQFRGVALATFRGREREMALLQRTLAAVETGGSRVTGIVGPPGTGKSRLCYEFAEWCRARLIPVFEARAQPYGAATPLQPVLEFLRSTYFNVSPDDDPDLAVKQIATRLAELGSSFEADLRLVCDFLGIRHGQGPPPLLGPRARNIRLFEIIRHMIRQRGALASVIIIEDLHWLDLASEEFVATLVDAVTATKTVLIVNFRPAYFAPWMRGPLYQQIELAELSPTDTDDLVDELLGLGDGLFDVRRRVAERSGGNPFFAEELIRSLVEHLAIVGEQGDYRRGISGTSDMLPPTVQAVIGARIDRLAPDDRDLLHTAAIIGKEFQLAVLQSVSSLPAAELEATLLRLCSSEMLQARGGQDGHGYSFRHPLIQEVAYSTQLRARRSVLHARVAGAIEQFYPERLDEFAALLSHHFEQAGEVDAAAEYAARAARWIGSTNPAEAIRHWHKVRALKAGQQRSAAGDALRITASSQIAWLGWREGMTSEDARPFIQEALEWAQDSDDSMIPLLLFVEGRIAGASGGQADAYVDTVKQALALTESRQLTGRAATLNASLSQAYGWAGLLREALAASDAALAGVPAITDFEHQFLGYNVEHWILSLRGRILVRLGRFDEARLCFDRILAIDPTLIDPTVQFIANLGHVDLAWCLGDPAMASIHAWRVVELATRQASPYLRAYSLACIGTAQGIARNYQAAIPSLTEGVEFVRAASVAMEIEPEMLASIADYQLRSGAHAAAIDKAREAIAVAQERHARLPECRATITLAAAHAAASNDLHGYGEVARLVDRAETLIELTGAGIYRRLLEEARRRLSVGA, encoded by the coding sequence ATGCTTTCTCCTGGCCGATTTTGGTTTCGTTTCGGAGATCAGATGCTTTGTGAGCGTTGCGGCGGAGACAACCCGGCGACGAATCGCTTCTGTCACGGCTGCGGCTCGGCTCTGCCGATGGCGTGTCCCACCTGTGGTCGCCTCAGCCCGCCCGGCTCAGGCTTTTGCGGCGGCTGCGGCACGGCCCTGAGTGCCACGAGCAGACCAATCACGGCACCGGCGGGGCATTCCGCCAGACCGGTTCGGGGCGAGTTGAAGCAGGTGACGGTGCTGTTTGCTGATCTGGTCAGCTCGACCGAGATCGTTGCCGGGCTCACCGCCGAAGATGCCATGCAGCGCCTCAAGCCCGCGCTCGACGCGATGTGCGACTCCGTTGGCCGGTTCGAGGGAACGGTGGTGCGAACGCTCGGCGACGGAATCCTCGCCTTTTTCGGCGCGCCGCGTGCGCAAGAGGGCCACGCCCTGCTGGCCTGCGAGGCGGCGCTGGCGATCCGGGACACGTTTCGCGGGCGCGACGATGCCATGTCGGTCCGCATCGGCCTGCATTCCGGCGAGATCGTCGCGGATGCTCCGCTCGTCGACACCGTCACCGAGCACGGCGCCTACGGCCTCACCATTCATCTGGCAAGCCGCCTGCCGGCCAAGGCAGAGCCGGGCGAGATCTGCCTGACGGACGAGACCTATCGGCTGGTGCGCTCGTTCTGTGATGTCGGCCCGCTCGGCCGTCACCGCCTGCGCGGCGTGCCGGAGCCGATCGAACTTTATCTCCTGAAGAACCTCAAGCCGGCGGTCGCCAGCCAGCAATTCCGCGGCGTAGCCCTGGCGACGTTCCGCGGGCGCGAGCGGGAGATGGCTCTGCTACAGCGGACCCTGGCGGCTGTGGAGACTGGTGGCTCGCGCGTCACCGGCATCGTCGGCCCGCCCGGCACGGGCAAGAGCCGGCTGTGCTACGAGTTCGCGGAGTGGTGCCGCGCGCGTCTCATTCCGGTGTTCGAAGCCCGCGCGCAGCCCTATGGCGCGGCAACGCCGCTACAGCCGGTGCTGGAGTTCTTGCGCTCGACCTATTTCAACGTCTCGCCGGACGACGATCCCGATCTGGCGGTGAAGCAGATCGCCACGCGCCTTGCCGAACTCGGTTCGAGTTTCGAGGCGGACTTGCGGCTGGTCTGCGATTTTCTGGGTATCAGGCACGGCCAGGGCCCGCCCCCCTTGCTCGGTCCGCGCGCCCGCAACATCCGTCTGTTCGAGATCATCCGGCACATGATTCGCCAGCGCGGCGCGTTGGCGTCGGTAATCATCATCGAGGATCTGCATTGGCTCGATCTGGCGAGCGAGGAGTTTGTCGCGACGCTCGTCGACGCGGTGACCGCCACCAAGACGGTCCTGATCGTGAATTTTCGGCCGGCCTATTTCGCACCTTGGATGCGCGGCCCGCTGTACCAGCAGATCGAGCTTGCCGAGCTCTCGCCGACGGACACGGACGATCTTGTCGACGAGTTGCTCGGGCTCGGGGACGGGCTTTTCGATGTACGGCGTCGTGTTGCAGAGCGCAGCGGCGGCAACCCGTTCTTCGCGGAAGAGCTGATCCGCTCTCTGGTCGAGCATCTGGCCATCGTCGGCGAGCAGGGCGACTATCGGCGCGGTATCTCCGGCACCTCGGATATGCTGCCGCCGACCGTGCAGGCCGTGATCGGCGCACGGATCGATCGGCTGGCGCCGGACGATCGCGACCTGCTGCACACGGCGGCGATCATCGGCAAGGAGTTTCAGCTCGCCGTCCTGCAAAGCGTATCGAGCTTGCCCGCAGCCGAGCTCGAGGCGACGCTGCTCCGGCTCTGTTCCAGCGAGATGCTCCAGGCGCGCGGCGGCCAGGACGGCCACGGCTATAGCTTCCGTCATCCCCTGATCCAGGAGGTCGCCTATTCGACCCAGCTCCGTGCGCGGCGCTCGGTTCTGCACGCGCGCGTGGCGGGGGCGATCGAGCAATTCTATCCGGAGCGGCTCGACGAGTTCGCGGCACTGCTGTCGCACCATTTCGAGCAGGCCGGCGAAGTCGATGCCGCGGCCGAATATGCTGCGCGGGCCGCGCGCTGGATCGGCTCGACCAATCCGGCGGAAGCGATCCGGCATTGGCACAAGGTGCGTGCACTGAAGGCGGGACAGCAGCGCAGCGCGGCGGGTGATGCACTCAGGATCACGGCCAGCAGCCAGATCGCATGGCTCGGCTGGCGCGAAGGCATGACGTCGGAGGACGCGAGGCCCTTCATTCAGGAAGCCTTGGAATGGGCGCAGGACAGCGACGATTCCATGATCCCGCTGCTGCTGTTCGTCGAAGGACGGATTGCGGGGGCGAGCGGTGGGCAGGCCGATGCCTATGTCGACACGGTCAAGCAGGCGCTGGCGCTGACGGAATCGCGTCAACTCACCGGCCGCGCTGCGACACTCAATGCCTCGCTCAGCCAGGCTTATGGCTGGGCGGGCCTGTTGCGCGAAGCGCTCGCCGCAAGCGATGCGGCGCTCGCCGGCGTCCCCGCCATCACCGACTTCGAGCACCAGTTCCTCGGCTACAATGTCGAGCACTGGATCCTCAGCCTGCGCGGCCGGATCCTAGTTCGGCTGGGTCGTTTCGACGAGGCGCGGCTGTGCTTCGATCGCATCCTCGCTATCGATCCGACACTAATCGATCCGACCGTGCAGTTCATCGCCAATCTCGGGCATGTCGATCTCGCCTGGTGTCTCGGCGATCCCGCGATGGCCTCGATCCATGCCTGGCGTGTGGTCGAGTTGGCAACGCGCCAGGCGAGCCCGTATCTGCGCGCCTATTCGCTGGCCTGCATCGGCACGGCGCAGGGCATTGCCCGGAACTATCAGGCGGCGATCCCGTCACTGACCGAGGGCGTCGAGTTCGTGCGCGCGGCGAGTGTCGCCATGGAGATCGAGCCGGAGATGCTTGCGAGCATCGCCGACTATCAGCTCCGTTCGGGCGCCCATGCCGCAGCGATCGACAAGGCGCGGGAAGCGATCGCGGTCGCCCAGGAGCGCCACGCCCGCTTGCCGGAATGCCGGGCGACGATCACGCTTGCCGCTGCGCATGCAGCGGCAAGCAATGATCTGCATGGATACGGTGAGGTGGCTCGCCTCGTCGACCGTGCTGAGACTCTGATCGAGCTGACCGGAGCGGGGATCTATCGGCGCCTGCTGGAGGAAGCGCGACGGCGACTGTCGGTCGGCGCCTGA
- a CDS encoding DUF1330 domain-containing protein, with product MLNIQGLERLDRHAPVVMLNLMRFHARSRDGAGSGWDAYLRYSAITVPMIKARGGTLLWTGEAKAIALGPHAGNDWDFVALVFYPSVAAFLDMMTSEAYEREADPHRVNGCAEHVIIATREAYGKFNAG from the coding sequence ATGTTGAACATTCAGGGACTCGAACGGCTCGACCGGCATGCGCCGGTGGTGATGCTGAACCTAATGCGCTTTCACGCGCGCTCGCGCGACGGTGCTGGCTCCGGCTGGGACGCGTATCTGCGCTACAGCGCAATCACCGTGCCCATGATCAAGGCGCGCGGCGGCACGCTTCTGTGGACCGGCGAGGCCAAGGCGATCGCGCTCGGGCCGCATGCCGGCAACGACTGGGATTTCGTCGCGCTGGTCTTCTATCCGTCCGTCGCGGCGTTCCTCGACATGATGACGTCGGAAGCCTACGAGCGCGAGGCCGATCCGCATCGCGTCAACGGCTGCGCCGAGCACGTGATTATTGCGACGAGGGAGGCCTACGGCAAGTTCAACGCCGGCTGA